Proteins encoded by one window of Marinitoga litoralis:
- a CDS encoding TetR family transcriptional regulator, which produces MSEITKKALSNSLKKLMKEKPLSKITVNDVVKDCGLNRRTLYYYFHDIYELLEWTFITEIKEVIGENKTYKTWQKGYYFLLLNKIKK; this is translated from the coding sequence ATGTCTGAAATAACAAAAAAAGCACTTTCAAATTCATTGAAAAAATTGATGAAAGAAAAACCTTTATCAAAAATCACAGTAAATGATGTTGTAAAAGACTGTGGTTTAAATAGAAGAACATTATACTATTACTTTCATGATATTTATGAATTACTTGAATGGACATTTATTACAGAAATAAAAGAGGTAATTGGCGAGAATAAAACATATAAAACATGGCAAAAAGGTTATTATTTTCTATTATTAAATAAAATCAAAAAGTAG
- a CDS encoding CPBP family intramembrane glutamic endopeptidase, translating into MVNDIESYSFKTKIIIFFHIIAITYVEITSSISYFWAIMFLLYLIAVYIEIKGDKSLKFYFKFNNFTIIFKNKLLLFILIFYLFGIYIKIKNFDFNAFSSIDLMAITWAPIYEEILYRLIVIGFLEIIFKSNKIVCFISAFIFAIVHQQYTLLDGKLFIFIFAIINYYSFKKSKTIYSPMLYHFLNNSFF; encoded by the coding sequence ATGGTAAATGATATAGAAAGTTACTCATTTAAAACAAAAATAATAATATTTTTTCATATTATTGCAATAACCTATGTAGAAATTACTTCCAGTATTTCATATTTTTGGGCTATAATGTTTCTTTTATATCTTATAGCAGTTTATATTGAAATAAAAGGCGATAAATCATTAAAATTCTATTTTAAATTTAATAATTTCACTATTATATTTAAAAATAAATTGCTTTTATTTATATTGATTTTTTATCTTTTTGGAATATATATAAAGATTAAAAATTTTGATTTTAATGCTTTTTCTTCAATAGATTTAATGGCTATAACCTGGGCACCTATATACGAAGAAATATTATATAGATTAATAGTGATAGGTTTTTTGGAAATTATATTTAAAAGTAATAAGATAGTTTGTTTTATTTCAGCATTTATTTTTGCTATTGTTCATCAACAATATACATTGTTAGATGGAAAATTATTTATCTTTATATTTGCAATAATTAATTATTATTCATTTAAAAAATCTAAAACAATATATTCACCTATGCTTTATCATTTTCTCAATAATTCATTTTTTTAA
- the oraE gene encoding D-ornithine 4,5-aminomutase subunit OraE: MKLEPNKKLNVEEILKDLDKYRPKRKGWTWREKLPPKTKIGDFEYYEVSKPLKNFVALPAAHYFKNIDPQPQEVITSEIASGRFEEDIRRMRMAAWHGADHIMVIRTLGQSHMDGLIEGTPEGIGGIPITRKQLRASRKALDLIEEEVGRPINFHSYVSGVAGPEVAVLFAEEGVNGAHQDPQYNVLYRGINMIRSFVDAAVAKKIMASANMLQIDGAHNANASAKFAWKVMPELLVQHAINSLYSVKAGMKKENIALSTVPPIVSPTPEFRLNFVYALTIRELFKDYKFRAQMNTRYIESDLFDATRIHVLDTLISRLTKADIQSTITPDEGRNVPWHINSIRGVETAKHTLIALDGIKEMVQVNWDNVREKVRELKMRAILMLEEIIEMGGYFEAVENGMFVDNGEYPERMGDGIVRKKDGGIGAGTVVPRDKDYMAPVCHHFGYNNLPEGLEKPCDLIDGCTLCNPDKIQYIDELDDEDNVYKRLDKIREYRENNLIKPEVEWSYDGYIQLDMTIPESEEYAEAAALEICKRMGLEDAQVISKTVLHPTEATYVELKAKVPFAIKKDDLVLPKKPEVMSDDELFDFFAKHKVKVVAGTVGNDEHNVGIREILDIKHGGIEKYGIKYEYLGTSVPPEKMIDAAIEYGAQAILASMIVTHNDVHVENMKKLHQLAIEKGVRDKILLIVGGTQLNDDLAKENGMDAGFGRGTKGAHVATFIAKKLKEKMEG, translated from the coding sequence ATGAAATTAGAGCCAAACAAAAAATTGAATGTTGAAGAAATATTAAAGGATTTAGATAAATATAGACCAAAAAGAAAAGGTTGGACATGGAGAGAAAAATTACCTCCTAAGACAAAAATAGGTGATTTTGAATATTATGAAGTAAGTAAACCTTTAAAAAACTTTGTAGCATTACCTGCAGCTCATTACTTTAAAAATATAGATCCTCAACCTCAGGAGGTTATAACTTCAGAAATTGCTTCCGGTAGGTTTGAAGAAGATATTAGAAGAATGAGAATGGCTGCCTGGCATGGTGCCGATCATATTATGGTTATTAGAACTCTGGGTCAAAGCCATATGGATGGTTTGATAGAGGGGACACCAGAAGGTATTGGTGGAATACCAATAACAAGAAAACAATTAAGAGCTTCAAGAAAAGCATTGGATTTAATTGAAGAAGAAGTAGGAAGACCAATTAACTTCCACAGTTATGTTTCTGGTGTTGCAGGTCCTGAAGTTGCTGTTTTATTTGCGGAAGAAGGGGTAAATGGTGCTCATCAGGATCCTCAATATAACGTATTGTATAGAGGAATAAACATGATTAGGTCATTTGTTGATGCTGCAGTGGCCAAAAAGATAATGGCATCAGCAAACATGCTACAAATTGATGGTGCTCATAATGCTAATGCATCAGCTAAATTTGCATGGAAGGTTATGCCAGAATTATTAGTACAACATGCTATTAATTCATTATATTCAGTAAAAGCTGGAATGAAAAAAGAAAATATAGCATTATCTACAGTTCCACCAATAGTTTCACCAACTCCAGAATTTAGATTAAACTTTGTATATGCATTAACAATTAGAGAATTATTCAAAGATTATAAATTCAGAGCACAAATGAACACAAGATATATAGAATCAGATTTATTTGATGCTACTAGAATACACGTATTAGATACACTTATTTCAAGATTAACAAAAGCAGATATTCAATCAACTATTACACCTGATGAAGGAAGAAATGTTCCATGGCATATTAACTCAATTAGAGGTGTTGAAACAGCTAAACATACATTAATAGCTCTTGATGGTATTAAGGAAATGGTTCAAGTAAATTGGGATAATGTAAGAGAAAAAGTTAGAGAATTAAAGATGAGAGCTATTTTAATGTTAGAAGAAATAATTGAAATGGGTGGATATTTTGAAGCTGTTGAAAATGGAATGTTTGTAGATAATGGGGAATACCCAGAAAGAATGGGTGATGGTATTGTTAGAAAGAAAGATGGAGGTATAGGTGCAGGAACTGTTGTACCAAGAGATAAGGATTATATGGCTCCTGTATGTCATCACTTTGGATATAATAATTTACCAGAAGGTTTAGAAAAGCCATGTGATTTAATAGATGGATGTACATTATGTAATCCAGATAAAATACAATACATAGATGAATTAGATGATGAAGATAATGTATATAAGAGATTAGATAAAATAAGAGAATATAGAGAAAATAATTTAATAAAACCAGAGGTTGAATGGAGTTATGATGGTTATATTCAACTTGATATGACAATTCCTGAATCTGAGGAATATGCAGAAGCTGCAGCACTTGAAATATGTAAAAGAATGGGACTTGAAGATGCACAGGTTATTTCAAAAACAGTTCTTCATCCAACAGAAGCAACATATGTTGAATTAAAAGCTAAAGTTCCATTTGCAATAAAGAAAGATGATTTGGTATTACCTAAAAAACCTGAAGTTATGTCAGATGATGAATTATTCGACTTCTTCGCAAAACATAAAGTTAAGGTTGTAGCTGGTACAGTAGGTAATGATGAACATAATGTAGGTATAAGGGAAATATTAGATATTAAACACGGCGGTATAGAAAAATATGGAATTAAATATGAATACCTTGGCACCAGTGTTCCACCAGAAAAAATGATAGATGCTGCAATTGAATATGGAGCACAGGCGATACTTGCTTCAATGATTGTTACCCATAACGATGTCCATGTGGAAAATATGAAAAAATTACATCAATTAGCAATAGAAAAAGGTGTAAGGGATAAAATATTGTTAATCGTTGGTGGTACTCAATTAAATGATGATTTAGCAAAAGAAAACGGAATGGACGCAGGATTTGGAAGAGGAACAAAAGGAGCACACGTTGCAACATTTATTGCTAAAAAATTAAAAGAAAAGATGGAAGGATAA
- a CDS encoding ornithine aminomutase subunit alpha: MEPRKVDFEEKAKHLMNMTDEELDKYFWDLVEKIVDPLIDLASTHTSPSVERSVLLRMGFNSMEAKALVDKFFEKHILGKGAGNIVYTIAKEHNIDYIQAGRDLIAGKYWDDVERIFVHGGDNK; the protein is encoded by the coding sequence ATGGAACCAAGAAAAGTTGATTTTGAAGAAAAAGCAAAACATTTAATGAATATGACAGATGAAGAATTAGATAAATACTTTTGGGATTTAGTTGAAAAAATTGTAGATCCATTAATTGATTTAGCTTCTACACATACATCTCCATCAGTTGAAAGATCCGTTTTACTTAGAATGGGATTCAATAGCATGGAAGCTAAAGCATTAGTTGACAAATTCTTTGAAAAACATATATTAGGAAAAGGTGCAGGTAATATTGTATATACTATAGCTAAAGAACATAATATAGATTATATACAAGCTGGAAGAGATTTAATTGCAGGAAAATATTGGGATGATGTTGAAAGAATATTTGTTCACGGAGGCGATAACAAATGA
- the ortB gene encoding 2-amino-4-oxopentanoate thiolase subunit OrtB, translating into MKRDISYDAVMSRKNEIMKKSVGVDYTKYEIKGVAFDYEEMMKDAGYTIDEIRKIQLETGVGNTPLVELKNINKLIKKIAPKGKGARIFVKDEATNPSGSFKDRRASISAYRAKIQGYKGVMAATSGNYGAAVASQASKRGLKSIIVQECFDSKGVGQPEILEKARACEAYGAEVVQLSVGPELFYYFLVLLEETGYFNASLYTPFGIAGVETLGYEIAEQSMNQFGKYPDAVVITHAGGGNLTGTARGLKKAGATSTKIIGASVDLHGLHMASDNDFNKKSFTTGHTGFGIPFATFPDRSDVPRNAARPLRYMDEYVLVTQGEVFYITEMLANIEGMQRGPAGNTSLAAAFALAMEMNEDQIIVVNETEYTGAGKLPSAQLTFAKENGIEIKFGDPLKDDMPGKNIVLPDHPSKIGVIKYPLEKLRKSYIKELKKRYGKTEFSEKELEFVAEDLRINTDDVKKLIEEVL; encoded by the coding sequence ATGAAAAGAGATATTAGTTATGATGCAGTAATGTCCAGAAAAAATGAAATAATGAAAAAATCAGTTGGTGTAGATTATACTAAATATGAAATTAAAGGCGTTGCCTTTGATTATGAAGAAATGATGAAAGATGCTGGATATACTATAGATGAAATTAGAAAAATACAACTTGAAACAGGTGTTGGAAATACACCTTTAGTTGAATTAAAAAATATAAATAAATTAATTAAAAAAATTGCTCCAAAAGGTAAAGGGGCTAGGATCTTTGTAAAAGATGAAGCTACTAATCCTTCTGGTTCATTTAAAGACAGAAGAGCGTCTATAAGTGCATATAGAGCAAAAATACAAGGATATAAGGGTGTAATGGCAGCAACTAGTGGTAATTATGGAGCTGCTGTTGCTTCTCAAGCATCTAAAAGGGGTTTGAAATCAATTATAGTTCAAGAATGTTTTGATAGTAAAGGTGTTGGACAACCAGAAATTTTAGAAAAAGCTAGAGCTTGTGAAGCATATGGCGCTGAAGTTGTACAATTAAGTGTTGGACCTGAATTATTCTACTATTTCTTAGTTTTACTTGAAGAAACAGGTTATTTTAATGCTTCATTATACACTCCTTTTGGTATTGCTGGTGTAGAAACACTAGGATATGAGATTGCAGAACAATCTATGAATCAATTCGGAAAATACCCAGATGCGGTAGTTATCACACATGCTGGTGGTGGGAATTTAACAGGAACTGCTAGAGGTCTTAAAAAAGCAGGTGCAACAAGTACAAAAATAATAGGTGCTAGCGTTGATTTACATGGATTACATATGGCATCAGATAATGACTTTAATAAAAAATCATTTACTACTGGGCATACTGGATTTGGAATTCCATTTGCTACTTTCCCTGATAGATCAGATGTTCCAAGAAATGCTGCAAGACCTTTAAGATATATGGATGAATATGTTTTAGTTACACAAGGTGAAGTTTTCTATATTACAGAAATGCTTGCTAATATTGAAGGTATGCAAAGAGGTCCTGCAGGAAATACTTCTTTAGCTGCAGCATTTGCTTTAGCAATGGAAATGAATGAAGACCAAATAATTGTAGTTAATGAAACAGAATATACTGGTGCAGGTAAATTACCTTCTGCGCAACTTACATTTGCAAAAGAAAATGGTATTGAAATAAAATTCGGTGATCCTTTAAAAGATGATATGCCTGGTAAAAACATAGTATTACCAGATCATCCATCAAAAATTGGCGTTATTAAATATCCATTAGAAAAATTAAGAAAATCATATATAAAAGAATTGAAAAAAAGATATGGAAAAACAGAATTTTCTGAAAAAGAATTAGAGTTTGTTGCTGAAGATTTAAGAATTAATACTGATGATGTAAAAAAGTTAATTGAGGAGGTATTATAA
- the ortA gene encoding 2-amino-4-oxopentanoate thiolase subunit OrtA, whose amino-acid sequence MIAKKGDWVQIHFVGLNPEQRPSTLPEDTKRVPLEIRIKGFLLNDEAKIGDIVKIETPVGREVEGKLEEIYPEYKHNFGKPVIELLQVGKQLREMIEGDQE is encoded by the coding sequence ATGATTGCAAAAAAAGGTGATTGGGTTCAAATACATTTTGTAGGATTAAATCCCGAACAAAGACCTTCAACTCTTCCAGAGGACACAAAACGTGTTCCTCTGGAAATTCGTATAAAAGGATTTCTTTTAAATGATGAAGCTAAAATTGGAGATATAGTAAAAATTGAAACTCCTGTAGGTAGAGAAGTTGAAGGAAAATTAGAAGAAATTTATCCCGAATACAAACATAATTTTGGTAAACCAGTAATTGAATTACTTCAAGTTGGAAAACAATTAAGAGAAATGATCGAAGGTGATCAAGAATGA
- the ord gene encoding 2,4-diaminopentanoate dehydrogenase — translation MYRIALWGFGAMGSGIAKNILSKYELELVGVYDTRYVGKDVGELLEIGEIGLKVYDSPEKMLDETNPDLVVIATNSFVDVVKEQIIMAAKKHINVITIAEEMAYPFYTHPEASEEMDSIARRYGVSILGTGINPGFVLDTLILALSGAALNVEQIKAARINDLSPFGPTVMETQGVGTTVEEFEEGLKSGKIVGHIGFEQSIYMIADALGWNIDKIEQTREPIVSNVLRETKYVKVEPGMVAGCNHVARAYMNGKLVIELKHPQQVRPELENVDTGDYIEIIGDPNLNLAIKPEIPGGKGTIAVATNMIPSVVEAVPGLLSMADLPVPRALIGDLTL, via the coding sequence ATGTACAGAATAGCATTATGGGGATTTGGTGCGATGGGCAGTGGAATAGCAAAAAACATTTTATCAAAATATGAATTAGAATTAGTTGGGGTTTATGATACAAGATATGTAGGCAAAGATGTTGGTGAATTATTAGAAATTGGAGAAATAGGATTAAAAGTATATGATTCTCCAGAAAAAATGTTAGATGAAACAAATCCAGATTTAGTTGTAATAGCAACAAATTCATTTGTTGATGTTGTTAAAGAACAAATAATAATGGCTGCTAAAAAACATATAAATGTAATTACTATAGCTGAAGAAATGGCATATCCATTCTATACTCATCCAGAAGCATCTGAAGAAATGGATAGCATTGCAAGAAGATATGGTGTATCTATTTTAGGAACTGGTATCAATCCAGGATTTGTATTAGATACTTTGATATTAGCATTATCAGGCGCTGCATTAAATGTTGAACAAATAAAAGCTGCTAGAATAAATGACTTATCTCCTTTTGGACCAACTGTAATGGAAACTCAAGGTGTTGGAACAACAGTAGAAGAATTTGAAGAAGGATTAAAATCTGGAAAAATTGTAGGTCATATTGGTTTTGAACAATCAATTTACATGATTGCAGATGCTTTAGGATGGAACATTGATAAAATTGAACAAACAAGAGAACCAATAGTTTCAAATGTATTAAGAGAAACAAAATATGTAAAAGTAGAACCTGGAATGGTAGCGGGATGTAATCATGTTGCAAGAGCATATATGAATGGAAAGCTTGTTATTGAATTAAAACATCCTCAACAAGTAAGACCAGAATTAGAAAATGTTGACACTGGAGACTATATAGAAATTATAGGGGATCCAAATCTTAACTTGGCTATTAAACCTGAAATACCTGGCGGTAAAGGAACAATAGCAGTTGCTACAAATATGATACCATCAGTTGTAGAAGCTGTTCCAGGATTATTATCAATGGCTGACTTGCCAGTTCCAAGAGCATTAATAGGTGATTTAACATTATAG